A stretch of the Panicum virgatum strain AP13 chromosome 9N, P.virgatum_v5, whole genome shotgun sequence genome encodes the following:
- the LOC120691865 gene encoding protein unc-13 homolog: MGRLQHHHRSRSASSLARSSETTATELDARSLGSTAAASVAAAEAVECPFGGVDGLSRTELREAAYEVFFMSCRAAGGRGGGLNYYPATAGGDSGGDGSPTIGAGPRGGTGMNVVSSRVKRALGLKARRASQPTTVRSSMSVSSAPGSPGRMRTVRDQAPGSPGKPRRPMTSAEIMRQQMRVTDQSDARLRKTLMRTLVGQVGKKAETIILPLELLRQLKLADFTDSAEHHQWQRRQLKLLEEGLILHPSLPLDRLNAPVLRFREIMQAADARAIDTGKASDTMRALCDAVLALAWRSAPGTGPPGEACHWADGYPLNVLLYVSLLQAIFDLKEATVVLDEVDELLELMTRTWATLAIDKTLHNVCFAWVLFQQYVATGQIELDLAGAALTMLTDVATDAKQENHDTVYARVLSSVLGAIRDWSQKQLLDYHERFGKGMAGTGIAAMENALSLALTTNRIIAESVPGMGTTSPADSEHDGGSIGSFAGDRVDYYVRCSMRSAFTKVLENELGQGNSMVINRDDEPSEILARLAKDAEQLALSEQDNFSPVLKRWHPFPGAAAVVTLHSCYGAVLKQYLAKATCLTNELVHVLHAAGRLEKALVQMMVEDVADSDDGGKSVVREVVPYDVEALLLRFLRTWIEEKLRIAKECLLRAKDTESWIPKSKVEPYARSAVELMKLAKATIDEFFGIPVTARDGMVQDLADGLDAIFQEYISFLASCGTKQSYLPSLPPLTRCNQDSKIIRLWRRAASPCRATGTSPRGGVYPGQNASISGGNNPRPSTSRGTQRLYIRLNTLHYLLSHIHALDKSLSFFSHGRCGSPTSSAASRHLAHAQSTHFEHSRAAAQSAIIRVAEVAAYRLIFLDSHHSFYGGLYVGAVADARIRPALRTLKQNLSFLVTILVDRAQPVAVREVMKASFQAFLMVLLAGGSERSFTTEDHAIIEEDFRSLKRAFCTRGEGLVAEEVVEGEALAAEGVVALMGQTAEQLVDEFGIAAYETTGAVSDRQQLPMPPTTRRWSRTDPNTILRVLCHRDDEVASHFLKRTFQLPKRR; encoded by the exons ATGGGGCGCctccagcaccaccaccgcTCCCGGTCCGCGTCGTCCTTGGCGCGCTCCTCGGAAACCACCGCCACCGAGCTCGACGCGCGCAGCCtaggctccaccgccgccgcctccgtcgccgccgcggaagcCGTCGAGTGCCCCTTCGGAGGCGTCGATGGCCTCTCCCGCACCGAGCTGCGGGAGGCGGCGTACGAGGTGTTCTTCATGTCGtgccgcgcggccggcggcaggggaGGAGGGCTGAATTATTAcccggcgacggcgggtggCGACAGCGGAGGGGACGGGTCGCCGACGATCGGGGCCGGGCCGAGGGGCGGGACGGGCATGAATGTCGTCAGCAGCAGGGTCAAGCGGGCGCTGGGGCTCAAGGCGCGGCGGGCGTCGCAGCCCACCACCGTGCGGAGCAGCATGAGCGTGTCGTCCGCGCCGGGGTCGCCCGGCCGGATGCGCACGGTGCGAGACCAGGCGCCGGGGTCGCCTGGGAAGCCGAGGCGGCCGATGACCTCGGCCGAGATCATGCGGCAGCAGATGCGGGTCACGGATCAGAGCGACGCCCGCCTGCGGAAGACGCTCATGCGCACCCTCGTCGGCCAG GTGGGGAAGAAGGCCGAGACGATCATCCTGCCGCTTGAGCTTCTCCGGCAGCTGAAGCTCGCCGACTTCACCGACAGCGCTGAGCACCACCAGTGGCAGCGCCGGCAGCTCAAGCTCCTGGAGGAGGGCCTCATCCTCCACCCGTCCCTCCCCCTGGACCGCCTCAACGCCCCCGTGCTCCGGTTCCGGGAGATCATGCAGGCCGCCGACGCCCGCGCCATCGACACCGGCAAGGCCTCGGACACCATGCGCGCCCTCTGCGACGCCGTGCTCGCCCTCGCCTGGCGCTCCGCCCCCGGCACCGGGCCCCCGGGCGAGGCGTGCCACTGGGCCGATGGCTACCCTCTGAACGTGCTCCTCTACGTCTCGCTGCTCCAGGCCATCTTTGACCTCAAGGAGGCGACCGTTGTACTCGACGAGGTGGATGAGCTCCTCGAGCTCATGACCAGGACGTGGGCGACACTTGCCATAGACAAGACGCTGCACAACGTGTGCTTCGCCTGGGTCTTGTTCCAGCAGTACGTGGCCACCGGGCAGATCGAGCtggacctcgccggcgccgcgctcaCAATGCTCACGGACGTGGCAACCGACGCCAAGCAGGAGAACCACGACACGGTGTATGCCCGGGTGCTCTCCAGCGTTCTCGGGGCGATACGCGACTGGTCGCAGAAACAGCTGCTCGACTACCATGAGAGGTTCGGGAAGGGCATGGCTGGCACCGGCATTGCTGCCATGGAGAACGCCTTGTCGTTGGCCCTCACCACGAACAGGATCATCGCGGAGAGTGTGCCGGGCATGGGCACAACTTCGCCAGCAGACTCCGAGCATGATGGCGGCAGCATAGGAAGCTTTGCTGGCGACCGTGTCGATTACTACGTGAGGTGCTCCATGAGAAGTGCCTTCACCAAG GTGCTAGAGAACGAGCTTGGGCAGGGAAACAGTATGGTCATCAACCGCGACGACGAGCCCAGCGAGATCCTGGCACGGCTCGCCAAGGACGCCGAGCAGCTCGCGCTGTCCGAGCAAGACAACTTCAGCCCCGTGCTGAAGCGGTGGCACCCGTTCCCGGGAGCGGCTGCCGTGGTCACTCTCCACAGCTGCTACGGCGCCGTGCTGAAGCAGTATCTTGCCAAGGCCACCTGCCTGACCAACGAGCTCGTGCACGTGCTGCACGCGGCGGGCAGGCTCGAGAAGGCCCTGGTGCAGATGATGGTGGAGGATGTGGCAgacagcgacgacggcggcaaGTCGGTGGTGAGGGAGGTGGTCCCTTACGACGTGGAGGCCCTCTTGCTGCGCTTTCTCAGGACCTGGATCGAAGAGAAGCTCAGGATTGCCAAGGAGTGCCTCCTACGAGCCAAAGACACCGAG AGCTGGATACCCAAGTCCAAAGTCGAGCCGTATGCGCGATCTGCGGTGGAGCTGATGAAGCTGGCCAAGGCGACCATCGATGAGTTCTTTGGTATCCCGGTAACTGCGAGGGACGGCATGGTTCAGGACCTCGCCGACGGGCTGGATGCGATCTTTCAGGAGTACATCTCCTTCCTCGCGTCTTGCG GCACCAAGCAGAGCTACCTcccgtcgctgccgccgctgaCGAGGTGCAACCAGGACTCCAAGATCATCAGGCTGTGGAGGAGGGCGGCGTCGCCGTGCCGAGCCACCGGGACGAGCCCGCGGGGCGGCGTGTACCCCGGCCAGAACGCGTCCATCTCCGGCGGCAACAACCCGCGCCCGTCCACCAGCCGCGGCACGCAGCGCCTATACATCCGGCTCAACACCCTCCACTACCTGCTCAGCCACATCCACGCGCTCGACAAGTCGCTCTCCTTCTTCTCGCACGGCAGGTGCGGCTCGCCGACGTCCTCTGCCGCCAGCCGCCACCTCGCGCACGCGCAGTCCACCCATTTCGAGCACTCTCGCGCCGCGGCTCAGTCGGCGATCATCCGTGTCGCCGAGGTCGCCGCGTACCGCCTCATCTTCCTGGACTCGCACCACTCCTTCTACGGCGGCCTCTACGTCGGCGCCGTCGCGGACGCCCGCATCCGCCCCGCGCTCCGCACGCTCAAGCAGAACCTGTCGTTTCTCGTCACCATCCTCGTCGACCGCGCGCAGCCGGTGGCCGTTCGGGAGGTGATGAAGGCCTCGTTCCAGGCATTCCTGATGgtcctgctcgccggcggcagcgagaGGAGCTTCACGACGGAGGACCACGCCATCATCGAGGAGGACTTCCGGAGCCTGAAGCGAGCCTTCTGCACGCGTGGCGAGGGCCTGGTGGCCGAAGAGGTGGTAGAGGGCGAGGCCCTGGCAGCAGAAGGCGTCGTCGCGCTCATGGGGCAGACGGCGGAGCAGCTCGTGGATGAGTTCGGCATCGCGGCGTACGAGACCACCGGGGCGGTCTCCGACAGGCAGCAGCTACCGATGCCGCCGACGACCAGGCGGTGGAGCCGCACGGACCCAAACaccatcctgcgcgtgctgtgcCACCGCGacgacgaggtcgccagccacTTCCTGAAGCGCACGTTCCAGCTTCCCAAGAGGCGGTAA
- the LOC120691866 gene encoding histone H3.v1-like isoform X1, whose amino-acid sequence MGCFLGCFGGAKERRRRRKRSPAQSPNGRSRAAPRVTPKKVDLDGEVVSAAAPLLATLPELRDSTDDMCLTVVKKKVTFDPNVTTFEAVAILEEDGEGADPEEDGASREKDWMLTPECAKSEAFPLNHRYSNCADSDNDSEYEDAEEEEYDEFYDEEEDEEEEDGLDVCAMDDEEEEHGLLSIGRSEEEACESLFLLPISKTPKDSGGKVAATGVAASEAPAVLNSVENLTQWKEAKPSVAAAPKSSDKENVALGQENRMDLLAEPAAAAKKKDERPAFSHYSYTPSTPSKQEASVDASLSTWLGSSGTPESNSVRSYSPISREDRPILGALTVEDIKISSANSSPRRSRSPSPSPDDMPILGTVGAYWNCSAKGADPVTRGGFMRTRTRFGQDETVNC is encoded by the exons ATGGGCTGCTTCCTTGGCTGCTTTGGGGGGGCcaaggagcgccgccgccgccgcaagcggTCGCCGGCACAATCCCCCAACGGCCGCTCCCGG GCCGCCCCGCGGGTTACGCCGAAGAAGGTCGATTTGGATGGGGAGgtcgtctccgccgccgcgccgctcctggCGACGCTGCCCGAGCTGAG GGACTCCACGGATGACATGTGCTTGACCGTCGTGAAGAAGAAGGTGACGTTCGATCCCAACGTCACCACCTTCGAGGCGGTTGCGATCctggaggaggacggcgagggAGCCGATCCGGAGGAGGATGGCGCTAGCAGGGAGAAGGACTGGATGCTGACGCCGGAGTGCGCCAAGTCCGAGGCCTTCCCCTTGAACCACAGGTACAGCAACTGCGCCGACAGTGACAACGACAGCGAGTACGAGGACGCCGAGGAGGAAGAGTACGACGAATTctacgacgaggaggaggatgaggaagaagaggacggGCTCGATGTGTGCGCGATGGAcgacgaagaagaagagcacGGTCTCCTCAGCATTGGGCGTAGCGAGGAGGAGGCATGCGAGTCGCTGTTCCTGCTCCCGATCAGCAAGACGCCCAAGGATAGCGGCGGTAAGGTAGCAGCGACCGGCGTGGCCGCGTCAGAGGCCCCCGCGGTGCTCAACTCGGTAGAGAACCTCACCCAGTGGAAGGAAGCCAAGCCCAGCGTTGCCGCTGCGCCCAAGTCCTCGGACAAGGAGAACGTCGCGCTTGGGCAGGAGAACCGGATGGACCTCCTCGccgagccagcggcggcggcaaagaagaaggatgagagacCGGCGTTCTCGCActacagctacacccccagcaCGCCGAGCAAGCAGGAGGCCTCCGTGGACGCCAGCCTCTCCACATGGCTCGGTTCCTCGGGGACGCCTGAGAGCAACTCGGTTCGGTCCTACTCGCCGATCAGCCGGGAGGATCGTCCGATCCTTGGGGCCCTGACCGTGGAGGACATCAAGATATCATCAGCCAACTCGTCGCCGAGGAGGTCGAggtccccgagcccgagcccaGATGACATGCCGATCCTGGGGACTGTGGGGGCTTACTGGAACTGCAGTGCCAAGGGGGCTGATCCGGTGACAAGAGGGGGGTTTATGAGGACCAGAACCAGATTTGGCCAG GATGAAACGGTGAATTGCTAA
- the LOC120691866 gene encoding histone H3.v1-like isoform X2 has product MGCFLGCFGGAKERRRRRKRSPAQSPNGRSRAAPRVTPKKVDLDGEVVSAAAPLLATLPELRDSTDDMCLTVVKKKVTFDPNVTTFEAVAILEEDGEGADPEEDGASREKDWMLTPECAKSEAFPLNHRYSNCADSDNDSEYEDAEEEEYDEFYDEEEDEEEEDGLDVCAMDDEEEEHGLLSIGRSEEEACESLFLLPISKTPKDSGGKVAATGVAASEAPAVLNSVENLTQWKEAKPSVAAAPKSSDKENVALGQENRMDLLAEPAAAAKKKDERPAFSHYSYTPSTPSKQEASVDASLSTWLGSSGTPESNSVRSYSPISREDRPILGALTVEDIKISSANSSPRRSRSPSPSPDDMPILGTVGAYWNCSAKGADPVTRGGFMRTRTRFGQNFAG; this is encoded by the exons ATGGGCTGCTTCCTTGGCTGCTTTGGGGGGGCcaaggagcgccgccgccgccgcaagcggTCGCCGGCACAATCCCCCAACGGCCGCTCCCGG GCCGCCCCGCGGGTTACGCCGAAGAAGGTCGATTTGGATGGGGAGgtcgtctccgccgccgcgccgctcctggCGACGCTGCCCGAGCTGAG GGACTCCACGGATGACATGTGCTTGACCGTCGTGAAGAAGAAGGTGACGTTCGATCCCAACGTCACCACCTTCGAGGCGGTTGCGATCctggaggaggacggcgagggAGCCGATCCGGAGGAGGATGGCGCTAGCAGGGAGAAGGACTGGATGCTGACGCCGGAGTGCGCCAAGTCCGAGGCCTTCCCCTTGAACCACAGGTACAGCAACTGCGCCGACAGTGACAACGACAGCGAGTACGAGGACGCCGAGGAGGAAGAGTACGACGAATTctacgacgaggaggaggatgaggaagaagaggacggGCTCGATGTGTGCGCGATGGAcgacgaagaagaagagcacGGTCTCCTCAGCATTGGGCGTAGCGAGGAGGAGGCATGCGAGTCGCTGTTCCTGCTCCCGATCAGCAAGACGCCCAAGGATAGCGGCGGTAAGGTAGCAGCGACCGGCGTGGCCGCGTCAGAGGCCCCCGCGGTGCTCAACTCGGTAGAGAACCTCACCCAGTGGAAGGAAGCCAAGCCCAGCGTTGCCGCTGCGCCCAAGTCCTCGGACAAGGAGAACGTCGCGCTTGGGCAGGAGAACCGGATGGACCTCCTCGccgagccagcggcggcggcaaagaagaaggatgagagacCGGCGTTCTCGCActacagctacacccccagcaCGCCGAGCAAGCAGGAGGCCTCCGTGGACGCCAGCCTCTCCACATGGCTCGGTTCCTCGGGGACGCCTGAGAGCAACTCGGTTCGGTCCTACTCGCCGATCAGCCGGGAGGATCGTCCGATCCTTGGGGCCCTGACCGTGGAGGACATCAAGATATCATCAGCCAACTCGTCGCCGAGGAGGTCGAggtccccgagcccgagcccaGATGACATGCCGATCCTGGGGACTGTGGGGGCTTACTGGAACTGCAGTGCCAAGGGGGCTGATCCGGTGACAAGAGGGGGGTTTATGAGGACCAGAACCAGATTTGGCCAG AATTTTGCAGGATGA
- the LOC120687924 gene encoding uncharacterized protein LOC120687924, which yields MDRRILRSASCNNSGKNSTISSPAGVSRSASVVGTGSKDEAIAGEHKVLLPRQRPPGGMARKGRKASNRRVQWKDRHGKKLTEVLEFQPSDSSDSDDEYMDTCICSIM from the exons ATGGATCGCCGCATCCTCAGGAGCGCGTCGTGTAACAACAGCGGTAAGAACTCGACCATTTCCTCTCCGGCAGGGGTTTCACGGTCAGCATCGGTTGTGGGCACCGGCTCCAAGGACGAAGCCATTGCCGGCGAGCACAAGGTGCTTCTGCCACGGCAGCGGCCACCCGGCGGCATGGCGCGGAAGGGCCGTAAGGCATCAAACCGGCGTGTGCAGTGGAAGGATAGACATGGCAAGAAGCTCACCGAAGTCTTGGAGTTCCAACCTAG TGACTCAAGCGACTCTGATGACGAATATATGGATACTTGCATATGCTCAATCATGTAA